DNA sequence from the Parasphingorhabdus cellanae genome:
TCACGCGCTATCAGCCAGGCATGCACTATGGGCTGCACGCGGACAGTGCAGTCATTCCGCTCCCGGATGGTCCGATCAGGTCCGATCTGAGCTGCACCATATTTTTGAACGGCCCGGATGACTATAAAGGCGGCGCCTTGCATGTGACGCAAGGAGAAGCGGGCATGCGATTTAAGGGTTTACCGGGAACCGCGATTACCTATCCTTCGCACACGCTGCACGAAGTTGAAGCAATTTCAGAGGGCGAGCGTATGGTTGCGATCACCTTCATTCAAAGCAAGGTACGCGACGTTATGAAGCGCAACTTGCTTTATGAATTAAACGAAGTTGCCGCGCTCGAAGGCCTGAACATGAAGCACGAAAATTACACCCGCATGCAGGCCTTGCAATATAATCTCATGCGCATGTGGATGGACTAGTCCAGC
Encoded proteins:
- a CDS encoding Fe2+-dependent dioxygenase, with translation MFKQLRLLDQSQVNEIKKIANSGQFVDGKISNPHSKVKNNLQLHDLEAYNKTSKILHDALMSNPEFTDFAFPEKVAPPLITRYQPGMHYGLHADSAVIPLPDGPIRSDLSCTIFLNGPDDYKGGALHVTQGEAGMRFKGLPGTAITYPSHTLHEVEAISEGERMVAITFIQSKVRDVMKRNLLYELNEVAALEGLNMKHENYTRMQALQYNLMRMWMD